CTCGCAATATCAGGTAACTGATGGGCCTCATCAAAAATAAAAATATCCGCCTCGGGGATCAATTCACCAAATCCCGTTTCTTTAATCGCCAAATCAGCAAGAAATAAGTGATGGTTAACAACCACTACATCCGCATCAAGGGCTTTTTTACGCGCCTTAACAACAAAGCACTCTTCAAAGCTTGGGCACTCTTTACCTAAACAATTATCGTTAGTTGATGTGATAGAAGGAATGATTGGACTATCTTCAGCAATCGCTTCACAGTCACCTAAATCTCCCGTTTTGGTTTCAGAAGACCAAGTTCTTACTTTAACTAATTGCGTCAGTAATTCCGGGTCCGCTTGAGGGGTATGGCTTTCAATTAATTGACGATTCAACCGTTCAGGACATAAATAATTTGAACGACCCTTTAACAAAGCCACCTGGCCATAAAAACCAAGAGATGACACCATTAATGGCAAATCACGATGGAAAAGTTGTTCTTGAAGGTTTTTTGACCCAGTACTAATGATGGTTTTTTTACCACTAACCAGAGCAGGCGCAAGATAAGCGAACGTTTTCCCCGTCCCCGTTCCTGCTTCAACGACTAATTGAGTACCATTTTTAATTGCATCATGAACAGCATGAGCCATATCCAACTGGGGTTGACGAGGTTGAAAGCCGGGAATGGCTTTACCTAATGCACCTGATGACGAAAAAATCTTGGCAATCATATCAACCGATATCCATCGTGAATAAAAAAGAGAAAGAGATTATGCCAAGAAACCAGAAGAAACTAAACGGGAAGTTTGTACTGAATCGAAGCTAATTTACTCCACCTAATAATACTAAATTCACTTAGTGTTTTGATTTGATATGGTAAAAACTCCTTTACGCTCCCTTCTTTTATCGGTAAAAGAATAAGGTGAATAAAATTAATAATTACACTATGTAAGCACGAGAGATAAAATGGAAAAGAAAATACTATTAACGGATTGCCCTGATTCTCGTGGGCTAATAGCAAAAATAACCAACATTTGTTACAAACATCAGCTAAACATTGTTCATAACAATGAATACGTTGATAACGTAACAGGTCAGTTTTTTATGAGAACTGAGCTAGAGGGCATTTTTAATGATGTCACTTTCCTAGCAGATATTGATGAGGCACTCCCATCAGGAAGTCATCGTAAATTGGTGACTGAACCACGAAAAAAAGTGGTTATTCTCGTCACTAAAGAGGCACACTGTATTGGTGATATTCTTATAAAGGCCTATTCTGGCGCGATGAATATCGATATTGCTGCTGTTGTGGGGAATCACGATGTCTTAGGTGGGCTCATTGAAAAGTTTGATATCCCTTTTCATCATGTATCTCATGAAGGGCTATCACGCGAAGAGCATGAAGAGAAAATGCTTGAAGTGATTAACTCTTATGAACCAGAATACGTTGTATTAGCAAAATATATGCGTGTGTTAACACCAAACTTTGTTGCTCAATTCCCTAAAAAAATCATTAACATCCACCACAGTTTCTTACCGGCTTTCATTGGGGCAAAACCTTATCAGCAAGCTTATGACCGCGGTGTAAAAATCATTGGTGCCACCGCACACTTTGTGACGAATGATTTAGATGAAGGCCCAATCATTAAACAAGATGTTATCCCTGTGGATCACAACTTTAGTGCTGAAGACATGGCAATGGCTGGTCGTGACGTAGAAAAATCAGTATTGAGTAAAGCGCTAACAAAAGTATTAAACGATCACGTTTTTGTTTATGGCAATAAAACCGTTATTCTTTAACGGCTGAAATAAAAAACGGCGATCATGATGATCGCCGTTTTATTTTTAATTCATGGTTATTGAGCCGCAATAAACTCTATTGCGTATTTATTAAATTCTTTCGGTCTATCAATATTACACACATGCCCACATTCAGGGATTTGTAATAACTGACTGTGTTGATGAACTGCCACCATCTCTTCCACTGGTTTCATGAACAAATAATCATTTGCACCCATCAAGTAAAGTGTTGGAATCGCTAATTCTTTATCTTTAAAGTAACGCATTAACGGATTCACATCAGCAGCTAATTTAAACCAACGCTTAAACTCTTTTTGGCACAATTTTTTAGCTTCACGAGTGAACACATGTCGAGACTCTTTTTGGCTTTTTTGTGGCATCACCACATAAGAAAACAACTTATAAAGCCACATATAAGGCATGATATTCTTTGTCATATCGCCCATTTTGATCAAAAACTGAGAGCGA
The Aliivibrio fischeri ATCC 7744 = JCM 18803 = DSM 507 DNA segment above includes these coding regions:
- a CDS encoding alpha/beta fold hydrolase, which codes for MSESLLFHRTYEHESSSKWVVFVHGAGGSSTTWFKQIAAFRKNFNVLLIDLRGHGRSNHFSQIKEFINKQYSFKVVSQDILDVLDHLNIKSAHFVGMSLGTIIIRNLAELAQDRVSSMVLAGAITRFNFRSQFLIKMGDMTKNIMPYMWLYKLFSYVVMPQKSQKESRHVFTREAKKLCQKEFKRWFKLAADVNPLMRYFKDKELAIPTLYLMGANDYLFMKPVEEMVAVHQHSQLLQIPECGHVCNIDRPKEFNKYAIEFIAAQ
- the purU gene encoding formyltetrahydrofolate deformylase gives rise to the protein MEKKILLTDCPDSRGLIAKITNICYKHQLNIVHNNEYVDNVTGQFFMRTELEGIFNDVTFLADIDEALPSGSHRKLVTEPRKKVVILVTKEAHCIGDILIKAYSGAMNIDIAAVVGNHDVLGGLIEKFDIPFHHVSHEGLSREEHEEKMLEVINSYEPEYVVLAKYMRVLTPNFVAQFPKKIINIHHSFLPAFIGAKPYQQAYDRGVKIIGATAHFVTNDLDEGPIIKQDVIPVDHNFSAEDMAMAGRDVEKSVLSKALTKVLNDHVFVYGNKTVIL